The Thermus brockianus genome window below encodes:
- a CDS encoding AAA family ATPase, which yields MTEAWRIDRLTLQGFKSFAERTTLDFPDPVTGIIGPNGSGKSNLVEALRFVTGARAQELRGQELAAFLFHGAEGRPPLGFAEVRLELSRGKERLVVERRLEGDRTFLKVNGRPASAKALALALAGTGLGRGGYAIVGQGEIGALLEAPEEVLLAHLEEAAGLKPVAEAAKAAEERLKEASALLEEREAGLERLKAEVSRLQGEAERAARARALDLEALRLRRSVLLARMEEARAEMAKAEARLEELAKEEALLKEAQRGLKERQEAVHAEEEALRRRLEEVRLLLKEREGLQAEERELSRILKALDRPPPEDPGPPVPAPPLSAKEVRARLARLKAEEERLLGEKRRLEEAWRRHEAEAARYEERLRQHQEALAERERLQAELAEREEALAQLKEAWEKRRALEAQLEEAKAQLRAASRERERLSRLLEAGVDLHEGPKRVRGLRGILGVVADLVRPEPGLEVALEVALGPRLQWVLAQDEEAAKAAIALLKREGGRATFLPLTLLNPPPAPNPKPVPGLLGPAYRLASLRAPGLPAEAILLALLGDTLVFADLEAALAYRRAGGRERLVTREGEVLERLGALTGGRVKGGGETLLLRRRLEDLAEEETRLRERINALEEALKPLPSGQALAEAQARVAALQARLKAPLPPAPKPPTPPRPPGTRGGSRPWQRSGRPWRGSWPRRKPTSAGASWPRPTPHGRRRRRRQPGSENASPS from the coding sequence ATGACCGAAGCCTGGCGCATAGACCGCTTGACCCTCCAAGGGTTTAAGTCCTTCGCCGAGCGCACTACCCTGGACTTCCCCGACCCCGTCACGGGCATCATCGGCCCCAACGGCTCGGGCAAAAGCAACCTGGTGGAAGCCCTGCGCTTCGTCACCGGAGCCCGGGCCCAGGAGCTCAGGGGCCAGGAGCTCGCCGCTTTCCTCTTCCACGGGGCGGAGGGCCGCCCGCCTTTGGGGTTTGCCGAGGTGCGGCTGGAGCTTTCCCGGGGGAAGGAGCGGCTGGTGGTGGAAAGGCGCTTGGAAGGCGACCGCACCTTCCTCAAGGTGAACGGCCGCCCGGCCAGCGCCAAGGCCTTGGCCCTCGCCCTCGCGGGCACCGGCCTAGGCCGGGGCGGGTACGCCATCGTGGGCCAAGGGGAGATCGGGGCGCTGTTGGAAGCCCCCGAGGAGGTGCTCCTCGCCCACCTGGAGGAGGCCGCCGGGCTTAAGCCCGTGGCCGAGGCGGCCAAGGCGGCGGAGGAGCGGCTTAAGGAGGCCTCGGCCCTCCTGGAAGAGCGGGAGGCAGGCTTGGAGCGCCTAAAAGCGGAGGTAAGCCGGCTCCAAGGGGAAGCGGAGCGGGCGGCCCGGGCCCGCGCCTTGGACCTGGAGGCCCTGAGGCTTCGGCGCAGCGTCCTCCTGGCCCGCATGGAGGAGGCCAGGGCGGAGATGGCCAAGGCCGAGGCCCGCCTGGAGGAGCTGGCGAAGGAGGAAGCCCTCCTGAAGGAGGCGCAAAGAGGGCTTAAGGAACGCCAAGAAGCCGTCCACGCCGAGGAGGAGGCCTTACGGCGCCGGCTTGAGGAGGTACGCCTCCTCCTCAAGGAGCGGGAGGGGCTTCAGGCGGAAGAACGGGAGCTTTCCCGGATCCTCAAGGCCCTGGACCGGCCGCCCCCGGAAGACCCTGGCCCCCCCGTGCCCGCCCCGCCCCTAAGCGCCAAGGAGGTCCGGGCCCGCCTGGCCCGCCTCAAGGCGGAGGAGGAGCGGCTCTTAGGGGAAAAACGCCGCTTAGAGGAGGCTTGGCGCCGCCACGAGGCCGAGGCCGCCCGCTATGAGGAGCGCCTACGGCAACACCAGGAAGCCCTGGCGGAGCGGGAGCGGCTCCAAGCGGAGCTTGCGGAAAGGGAGGAAGCCCTGGCCCAGCTAAAGGAAGCCTGGGAAAAGCGTAGGGCGCTGGAGGCCCAGTTGGAGGAGGCCAAGGCCCAGCTCCGGGCCGCCTCCCGGGAGCGGGAACGCCTAAGCCGCCTCCTGGAAGCGGGGGTGGACCTGCACGAGGGCCCCAAGCGGGTGCGGGGGCTAAGGGGAATCCTTGGGGTGGTGGCGGACCTGGTGCGGCCCGAGCCCGGGCTGGAAGTGGCCTTGGAGGTGGCCCTAGGTCCGAGGCTCCAGTGGGTCTTGGCCCAGGACGAGGAGGCGGCCAAAGCGGCCATCGCCCTCCTCAAGCGGGAAGGGGGTAGGGCCACCTTCCTGCCCCTTACCCTCCTCAACCCACCCCCCGCCCCCAACCCCAAGCCCGTCCCCGGGCTCCTCGGCCCCGCCTACCGCCTGGCCTCCTTGCGCGCCCCTGGGCTTCCCGCCGAGGCCATCCTCCTCGCCCTTCTGGGGGATACCCTGGTCTTCGCCGACCTGGAGGCCGCTTTGGCCTACCGCCGCGCCGGGGGCCGGGAGCGGCTCGTGACGCGGGAGGGCGAGGTGCTGGAGCGCCTGGGAGCCCTCACCGGGGGGCGGGTCAAGGGAGGTGGGGAAACCCTCCTCTTGCGCCGCCGCCTCGAGGACCTGGCCGAGGAGGAGACCCGGCTCCGGGAGCGCATAAACGCCCTGGAGGAGGCCCTGAAGCCCCTTCCCTCCGGCCAGGCCCTCGCCGAAGCCCAGGCCAGGGTGGCGGCCCTCCAGGCAAGGCTCAAGGCCCCCCTTCCCCCCGCCCCCAAGCCCCCCACCCCCCCGAGGCCACCTGGGACGAGGGGAGGCTCAAGGCCCTGGCAGAGGAGCGGCAGGCCCTGGAGGGGCTCCTGGCCCAGGCGGAAGCCCACGAGCGCTGGCGCCTCCTGGCCGAGGCCCACGCCGCATGGCAGAAGGCGGCGGCGGAGGCAGCCCGGGTCAGAGAACGCCTCGCCGAGCTAA
- a CDS encoding GerMN domain-containing protein produces MRGFLTFWNVLGLLAFSLGAFVYWKSTGKETTGALPLPSESEARANTLTLVLHRPDPPQGFVKEAETLSLAPGESPEGRALAAWAEATQSPRPRALFRLGQALVVDLPGNFAQGLDATGEVFRLYSLAYTLLATFPEAEEVRFLVEGKPTPGLAHLDLQKPIRLP; encoded by the coding sequence GTGCGTGGGTTCTTGACCTTCTGGAACGTGCTCGGGCTCCTCGCCTTCTCCCTGGGGGCCTTCGTTTACTGGAAAAGCACCGGGAAAGAGACCACGGGGGCCTTGCCCCTGCCCTCGGAAAGCGAGGCAAGGGCCAACACCCTTACCCTGGTCCTCCACCGCCCCGACCCACCCCAAGGCTTCGTGAAGGAAGCGGAAACGCTCAGCCTCGCCCCCGGGGAAAGCCCGGAAGGCCGGGCCCTCGCCGCCTGGGCCGAGGCTACCCAGTCCCCTAGGCCGAGGGCCCTCTTCCGCTTAGGCCAGGCGTTGGTGGTGGACCTGCCCGGCAATTTTGCCCAAGGGCTAGACGCCACCGGGGAGGTTTTCCGGCTCTACAGCCTGGCCTACACCCTTCTCGCCACCTTCCCCGAGGCGGAAGAGGTGCGCTTCCTGGTGGAGGGGAAGCCCACCCCCGGCCTGGCCCACCTGGACCTGCAAAAGCCCATCCGCCTGCCATGA
- a CDS encoding N-acetylmuramoyl-L-alanine amidase family protein, giving the protein MRLWALALFAALAFAQAPKPLKAGSLTGEALYPGGRGVAYGPARLVAQGLGLALWQGEGRLALGLGSRQKTFPILDQEAQAASRMAAWRRGREVYVPLRPLAEALGLTYRAQEGILLELPWADLLGVERENSRLILRFSREVNALRREGGVLFLWARGASGGLRQEALGLFLPLDTPPGRLYYPGGGQVALEWGPLPKAKPLVLLDPGHGGEDRGVDLGGLWEKDLTLDLARRVAARLPGSRLTRTKDETLPLQARLAQAQGAAVLVSLHATRGNVLNLYLPKDRTLPVAQNAEHLLATAPTEQAFLLKAFAGDPRRLTRALESAFSSLGLVLARAEGPYALTDLPGAAVLLEVGVDRLKNPQDREALAEAIARGIQAYLEE; this is encoded by the coding sequence ATGAGGCTTTGGGCCTTGGCCCTCTTCGCCGCCTTGGCCTTCGCCCAGGCGCCCAAGCCCCTCAAGGCGGGAAGCCTCACGGGGGAGGCCCTTTACCCCGGGGGGCGGGGGGTGGCCTACGGCCCCGCCCGCCTGGTGGCCCAGGGCCTAGGGCTTGCCCTTTGGCAAGGGGAGGGCCGCCTGGCCTTAGGCCTCGGAAGCCGGCAGAAGACCTTCCCCATCCTGGACCAGGAGGCCCAGGCCGCTTCCCGGATGGCCGCCTGGCGGCGGGGAAGGGAGGTCTACGTGCCCCTCCGCCCCCTGGCCGAGGCCCTCGGCCTCACCTACCGGGCCCAGGAGGGCATTCTCCTGGAACTTCCCTGGGCGGACCTCCTGGGCGTGGAGCGGGAGAATAGCCGGCTCATCCTCCGCTTCTCCCGGGAGGTGAACGCCCTAAGGCGGGAGGGCGGGGTGCTCTTCCTCTGGGCGAGAGGCGCTTCGGGGGGCCTGCGCCAAGAGGCCTTGGGCCTCTTCCTCCCCCTGGACACCCCCCCTGGCCGCCTCTACTACCCCGGGGGAGGCCAGGTGGCCCTGGAGTGGGGCCCCTTACCCAAGGCCAAGCCCCTGGTCCTCCTGGACCCCGGGCACGGGGGCGAGGACCGAGGGGTGGACCTCGGAGGGCTCTGGGAAAAGGACCTCACCCTGGACCTGGCCCGCCGTGTGGCCGCCCGGCTCCCGGGTAGCCGCCTGACCCGCACCAAAGACGAGACCCTTCCCCTCCAGGCCCGCCTAGCCCAGGCCCAGGGCGCCGCCGTGCTCGTCTCCCTTCACGCCACCCGGGGAAACGTTTTAAACCTTTACCTCCCCAAGGACCGCACCCTACCCGTGGCGCAAAACGCCGAGCACCTCCTGGCCACCGCCCCCACGGAGCAAGCCTTCCTGCTAAAGGCCTTTGCCGGTGATCCCCGCCGCCTCACCCGGGCCCTGGAAAGCGCCTTTTCCAGCCTAGGCCTGGTCCTGGCGCGGGCGGAAGGGCCCTATGCCCTCACGGACCTACCGGGGGCAGCGGTCCTCTTGGAAGTCGGCGTAGACCGCCTCAAAAACCCGCAAGACCGTGAGGCCCTGGCCGAGGCCATCGCCCGGGGCATCCAAGCCTACCTGGAGGAGTGA
- the smpB gene encoding SsrA-binding protein SmpB has protein sequence MAPVLENRRARHDYEILETYEAGLVLKGTEVKSLRAGKVDFTGSFAKFEDGELYLENLYIAPYEKGSYTNVDPRRKRKLLLHRHELNRLRGKVEQKGLTLVPLKIYFNERGYAKVLLGLARGKKAYQKKEDDKKKAVRRALEEL, from the coding sequence ATAGCCCCTGTGCTGGAGAACCGCCGGGCGCGGCACGACTACGAGATCCTGGAGACCTACGAGGCGGGCCTGGTCCTCAAGGGAACGGAGGTGAAGTCCCTAAGGGCGGGAAAGGTGGACTTCACCGGGAGCTTTGCCAAGTTTGAGGATGGGGAGCTTTACCTGGAAAACCTCTACATCGCTCCCTACGAAAAGGGCTCCTACACCAACGTGGATCCCCGCCGCAAGCGCAAGCTCCTCCTCCACCGCCACGAGCTCAACCGCCTGCGGGGCAAGGTGGAGCAGAAGGGGCTTACCCTGGTTCCCCTGAAGATCTACTTCAACGAGCGGGGCTACGCCAAGGTTCTCCTGGGCCTCGCCCGGGGCAAGAAGGCCTACCAGAAGAAGGAAGACGACAAAAAGAAGGCGGTGCGCCGCGCCTTGGAGGAGCTATGA
- a CDS encoding carbon-nitrogen hydrolase family protein: MRLALAHLSKRDSPKELLKALHPLAREARAEGAGLLLLPELILGKREAPGLPQALEDLAGEVGLRVAVGLLLEGQNRLQVFPQGPAYAKVHLYLTPEEEGDEGLRPGDGPVPLAHEGRAFGLALCYDLDFPELFRAYALGGAQAFLVGAAWPGAYADLMEVLARARAAENQAYLFLASRADTGSPSLFVGPDGRVLGRREEEGLLLAEPDWGFLEAYRARYPLLRHRREGAYRLW, translated from the coding sequence ATGCGCCTCGCCCTGGCCCACCTTTCCAAGCGGGATAGCCCGAAGGAGCTCCTTAAGGCCCTCCACCCCCTGGCCCGGGAGGCGCGGGCCGAGGGGGCGGGGCTTTTGCTCCTTCCCGAGCTCATCCTGGGCAAGCGGGAAGCGCCCGGGCTCCCCCAAGCCCTCGAGGACCTGGCGGGGGAGGTGGGCCTAAGGGTGGCGGTAGGCCTCCTCCTAGAAGGGCAAAACCGCCTCCAGGTCTTCCCCCAAGGCCCCGCTTACGCCAAGGTCCACCTCTACCTGACGCCGGAGGAGGAGGGGGACGAGGGGCTCCGCCCAGGGGATGGTCCCGTGCCCCTGGCGCACGAGGGGCGCGCCTTCGGCCTCGCCCTCTGCTACGATCTGGACTTCCCCGAACTCTTCCGGGCCTACGCCCTCGGGGGCGCCCAGGCCTTTCTGGTGGGGGCTGCCTGGCCCGGGGCCTACGCCGACCTCATGGAGGTCCTGGCCCGGGCCCGGGCGGCGGAGAACCAGGCCTACCTCTTCTTGGCGAGCCGGGCGGACACGGGAAGCCCAAGCCTCTTCGTGGGCCCCGACGGCCGGGTCCTCGGGCGGAGGGAGGAGGAAGGCCTCCTCCTCGCCGAGCCCGATTGGGGTTTCCTCGAGGCCTACCGGGCCCGCTATCCCCTCCTCAGGCACCGCCGGGAAGGGGCCTACCGCCTCTGGTAA
- a CDS encoding biotin transporter BioY: MKTEALSYTPLAKTLWPKRTLARDLSLVLAGSLFVALTAQVAIPLPFTPVPLTLQTLGILLVGATLGSRLGFLALLAYLLEGAMGLPVFAGGTGGLARILGPTGGFLLAFPLAAGLVGLLVERFGLDRSFLGTLLAMLAGNALLYLVGLPWLGAWLLGAGKFTGLGGVLAMGLFPFIPGDLVKAVLAALLLPTAWRFLGRR, from the coding sequence ATGAAGACGGAAGCCCTAAGCTACACCCCTCTGGCCAAAACCCTCTGGCCCAAGCGCACCCTGGCCCGCGACCTAAGCCTGGTCCTGGCGGGAAGCCTCTTCGTGGCCCTCACCGCCCAGGTGGCCATCCCCCTCCCCTTCACCCCGGTGCCCCTCACCCTCCAGACCCTGGGCATCCTCCTGGTGGGGGCAACCCTGGGGAGCCGGCTCGGCTTCCTGGCCCTCTTGGCCTACCTCCTGGAGGGGGCCATGGGGCTTCCCGTCTTCGCCGGGGGTACGGGGGGGCTCGCCCGAATCCTCGGGCCCACGGGAGGGTTCCTTCTCGCCTTCCCCCTGGCGGCGGGTCTTGTGGGGCTTTTGGTGGAGCGGTTCGGCCTGGACCGGAGCTTCCTCGGCACCCTTCTCGCCATGCTCGCGGGCAATGCCCTCCTCTACCTGGTGGGCCTTCCCTGGCTTGGCGCCTGGCTTCTGGGCGCGGGCAAGTTCACGGGGTTGGGAGGGGTCTTGGCCATGGGGCTTTTCCCCTTCATCCCCGGCGACCTGGTGAAGGCAGTGCTCGCCGCCCTGCTCCTGCCCACAGCCTGGCGCTTCCTGGGCCGGCGGTAG
- the gap gene encoding type I glyceraldehyde-3-phosphate dehydrogenase, whose translation MKVGINGFGRIGRQVFRILHTRGVEVALINDLTDNRTLAHLLKYDSVYHRFPGEVGYDEENLYVDGKAIRATALKDPREIPWKAVGVDVVVESTGVFTDADKAKAHLEAGAKKVIITAPAKGEDITIVMGVNHEAYDPAKHHILSNASCTTNSLAPVMKVLEEAFGVEKALMTTVHSYTNDQRLLDLPHKDLRRARAAAINIIPTTTGAAKATALVLPSLKGRFDGTALRVPTATGSISDITALLKREVTVEEVNAALKAAAEGPLKGILAYTEDEIVLQDIVMDPHSSIVDGKLTKAIGNLVKVFAWYDNEWGYANRVADLVELVLKKGV comes from the coding sequence ATGAAGGTAGGGATTAACGGGTTCGGCCGCATCGGGCGCCAGGTCTTCCGCATCCTGCACACCCGGGGCGTGGAGGTGGCCCTGATCAACGACCTTACCGATAACCGCACCCTGGCGCACCTTTTGAAGTACGATTCCGTCTACCACCGCTTCCCGGGCGAGGTGGGCTACGACGAGGAAAACCTTTACGTGGACGGCAAGGCCATCCGGGCCACCGCCCTCAAGGACCCCAGGGAAATCCCCTGGAAGGCGGTGGGGGTGGACGTGGTGGTGGAGTCCACCGGCGTGTTCACCGATGCTGACAAGGCGAAGGCCCACCTCGAGGCCGGCGCCAAGAAGGTCATCATCACCGCCCCCGCCAAGGGAGAGGACATCACCATCGTCATGGGGGTAAACCACGAGGCCTACGACCCCGCCAAGCACCACATCCTCTCCAACGCCTCCTGCACCACCAACTCCTTGGCCCCCGTGATGAAGGTCCTGGAGGAGGCTTTTGGCGTGGAGAAGGCCCTCATGACCACGGTCCACTCCTACACTAACGACCAAAGGCTTTTGGACCTGCCCCACAAGGACCTGCGGCGGGCGCGGGCCGCCGCCATTAACATCATCCCCACCACCACGGGGGCGGCCAAGGCCACCGCCTTGGTCCTGCCCTCCCTCAAGGGGCGGTTTGACGGCACCGCCCTAAGGGTGCCCACGGCCACGGGGAGCATTTCCGATATCACCGCCCTCCTCAAGCGGGAGGTGACGGTGGAGGAGGTGAACGCCGCCCTCAAGGCCGCGGCGGAAGGGCCCTTGAAGGGCATCCTCGCCTACACGGAGGACGAGATCGTCCTCCAGGACATCGTCATGGACCCCCACTCCTCCATCGTGGACGGCAAGCTCACCAAGGCCATCGGCAACCTGGTGAAGGTCTTCGCCTGGTACGACAACGAGTGGGGCTACGCCAACCGGGTGGCGGACCTGGTGGAGCTCGTCCTGAAGAAGGGGGTCTAG
- a CDS encoding phosphoglycerate kinase: MRTLRQLDPKGKRVLVRVDYNVPIENGVVQDETRIQESLPTLRHLLAGGASLVLLSHLGRPKGPDPKYSLAPVAEALARHLPGARFVPHSPGSEEAYQAVRSLGPGEVALLENVRFEPGEEKNDPELAARYARLGDAFVLDAFGSAHRAHASVVGVARLLPAYAGFLMEKEVRALSRLLHEPERPYAVVLGGAKVSDKIGVIESLLPRIDRLLIGGAMAFTFLKALGGEVGKSLVEEDRLDLARDLLKRAEGLGVRVYLPQDVVAATEIAAGVETRVFPADAIPVPYMGLDIGPKTQEAFAEALKGMRTVFWNGPMGVFEVPPFDQGTLGVGRAIAALEGAFTVVGGGDSVAAVNRLGLKERFGHVSTGGGASLEYLEKGTLPGIEVLE, encoded by the coding sequence ATGCGCACCCTGCGCCAGTTGGACCCCAAGGGGAAGCGGGTCTTGGTGCGGGTGGACTACAACGTGCCCATCGAAAACGGGGTGGTCCAGGACGAAACCCGCATCCAAGAAAGCCTCCCCACCCTGCGCCACCTCCTCGCAGGGGGGGCTTCCTTGGTCCTCCTCTCCCACCTGGGCCGGCCCAAGGGGCCTGACCCCAAGTACTCCCTGGCCCCGGTGGCCGAGGCCCTGGCCCGCCACCTCCCGGGGGCGCGCTTCGTGCCCCATAGCCCGGGCTCGGAGGAGGCCTACCAGGCGGTGCGGTCCTTGGGGCCAGGGGAAGTGGCCCTCCTGGAAAACGTCCGCTTTGAGCCGGGGGAGGAGAAGAACGACCCTGAGCTCGCCGCCCGCTACGCCCGGCTTGGGGACGCCTTTGTCCTGGACGCCTTCGGGAGCGCCCACCGGGCCCACGCCAGCGTGGTGGGGGTGGCGCGGCTTCTGCCCGCCTACGCCGGCTTCCTCATGGAGAAGGAGGTGCGGGCCCTCTCCCGCCTCCTCCACGAGCCCGAGCGGCCCTACGCCGTGGTCTTGGGCGGGGCCAAGGTTTCCGACAAGATCGGGGTCATTGAAAGCCTCCTTCCCCGCATTGACCGGCTTCTCATCGGTGGGGCCATGGCCTTTACCTTTCTCAAGGCCTTAGGGGGCGAGGTGGGGAAGAGCCTGGTGGAGGAGGACCGGCTGGACCTGGCCCGCGACCTCCTCAAGCGGGCGGAGGGCTTGGGCGTCCGGGTTTACCTTCCCCAGGACGTGGTGGCGGCCACGGAGATAGCGGCCGGGGTGGAGACCCGGGTTTTCCCTGCGGACGCCATCCCCGTGCCCTACATGGGCTTGGACATCGGCCCCAAGACCCAGGAGGCCTTCGCCGAGGCCCTAAAGGGGATGCGCACAGTCTTCTGGAACGGGCCCATGGGGGTCTTTGAGGTGCCCCCCTTTGACCAGGGGACCTTGGGCGTGGGCCGGGCCATCGCCGCCCTCGAGGGCGCCTTCACCGTGGTGGGCGGGGGCGACTCCGTGGCGGCGGTGAACCGCTTGGGCCTTAAGGAGCGGTTTGGCCACGTGTCCACCGGGGGCGGGGCCAGCCTGGAGTACTTGGAAAAGGGCACGCTCCCCGGGATTGAGGTCCTGGAGTAG
- the tpiA gene encoding triose-phosphate isomerase, whose protein sequence is MRRVLVAGNWKMHKVPSEARVWFAELKRLLPPLQSEVALLPAYPMLPAAKEVFSGSQVAYGAQDVSAHREGAYTGEVSARMLADLGCRYAIVGHSERRRYHGETDALVAEKARRLLEEGLTPILCVGEPLAVREKGEAVPYTLAQLQGSLEGVEPPSPDALVIAYEPVWAIGTGKNATPEDAEAMHRAIRQALAERYGEGFAMRVRILYGGSVNPTNFAQLLSMPNVDGGLVGGASLELESFLALLRLAG, encoded by the coding sequence ATGCGCCGGGTACTGGTGGCGGGCAACTGGAAGATGCACAAGGTCCCTTCGGAGGCCCGGGTATGGTTCGCCGAGCTCAAGCGGCTCCTTCCCCCCTTGCAGTCGGAGGTAGCCCTCCTCCCCGCCTACCCCATGCTCCCCGCCGCCAAGGAGGTCTTTTCGGGGAGCCAGGTGGCCTACGGGGCCCAGGACGTTTCCGCCCACCGGGAGGGGGCTTACACGGGGGAGGTCTCGGCCCGGATGCTCGCCGATCTGGGGTGCCGCTACGCCATCGTGGGCCACTCGGAAAGGCGGCGCTACCACGGGGAGACGGACGCCCTGGTGGCGGAAAAGGCGAGGAGGCTTTTGGAGGAAGGCCTCACCCCCATCCTCTGCGTGGGGGAGCCTCTGGCGGTGCGGGAAAAGGGGGAGGCGGTGCCCTATACCCTGGCCCAGCTCCAGGGAAGCCTGGAAGGGGTGGAACCCCCTTCCCCAGACGCCCTGGTCATCGCCTATGAGCCCGTCTGGGCCATCGGCACCGGGAAGAACGCCACCCCCGAGGACGCCGAGGCCATGCACCGGGCCATCCGCCAGGCCCTGGCGGAGCGCTACGGGGAAGGGTTCGCCATGCGGGTGCGCATCCTCTACGGGGGGAGCGTGAACCCCACGAACTTCGCCCAGCTCCTCTCCATGCCCAACGTGGACGGGGGGTTGGTGGGCGGGGCGAGCCTGGAGTTGGAGAGTTTCCTCGCCCTCCTGCGCCTGGCGGGCTAA
- a CDS encoding pyridoxal phosphate-dependent aminotransferase, protein MRLHPRTQAAKESIFPKMSALARELGAVNLGQGFPTNPPPPFLLEAVGRALGRYDQYAPPAGFPPLREALAEEFGVVPEAVVVTSGATEALYVLLQSLVGPGEEVVVLEPFFDVYLPDAFLAGGEARLVRLHLTPEGFRLDLAALERALTPRTRALLLNAPMNPTGLVFREEELRAVAELARRHGLFLISDEVYDELYFGERPRRLREFAPERTFTVGSAGKRLEATGYRVGWIVGPPEFMPTLAGMRQWTSFSAPTPLQAGVAEALRVARGEGYYEALRQSYKRRRDLLAEGLKALGLRVFLPEGTYFLMAELPGLDAFWLVREARVALIPAAAFYLQDPPKDLFRFAFCKTEEELSLALDRLSRVVNSPRET, encoded by the coding sequence ATGCGGCTCCACCCCCGGACCCAAGCGGCCAAGGAGAGCATCTTCCCCAAGATGAGCGCCCTGGCGAGGGAGCTCGGGGCGGTGAACCTAGGACAAGGCTTCCCCACCAACCCCCCGCCCCCCTTCCTCCTCGAGGCGGTGGGGCGGGCCTTGGGGCGGTACGACCAGTACGCCCCCCCGGCGGGGTTTCCCCCTTTGCGGGAGGCCTTGGCGGAGGAGTTTGGGGTGGTGCCGGAGGCGGTGGTGGTGACCTCGGGGGCCACGGAGGCCCTCTATGTCCTCCTCCAAAGCCTGGTGGGGCCTGGGGAGGAGGTGGTGGTCCTGGAGCCCTTTTTTGACGTCTACCTGCCCGACGCCTTCCTGGCGGGGGGCGAGGCGCGGCTCGTGCGCCTCCACCTCACCCCGGAGGGCTTCCGTTTGGACCTCGCCGCCCTGGAAAGGGCCCTTACCCCAAGGACCCGGGCCCTCCTCCTCAACGCCCCCATGAACCCCACGGGCCTGGTTTTCCGGGAGGAGGAGCTCAGGGCGGTGGCGGAACTGGCCCGGAGGCACGGGCTCTTCCTCATCTCCGACGAGGTCTACGACGAGCTCTACTTCGGGGAGCGGCCCAGGCGGCTTAGGGAGTTTGCCCCCGAGCGCACCTTCACCGTGGGAAGTGCGGGGAAGCGCCTCGAGGCCACGGGCTACCGGGTGGGCTGGATTGTGGGGCCGCCCGAGTTCATGCCCACCCTGGCGGGAATGCGCCAGTGGACGAGCTTTTCCGCCCCCACCCCCTTGCAGGCGGGGGTGGCGGAGGCCTTGAGGGTGGCCCGGGGGGAGGGGTACTACGAGGCCTTGCGGCAAAGTTATAAAAGGCGGCGGGACCTCTTGGCGGAGGGCCTCAAGGCCTTGGGGCTTAGGGTTTTCCTCCCCGAGGGGACCTATTTCCTCATGGCCGAGCTTCCCGGTCTGGACGCTTTCTGGCTCGTGCGGGAGGCACGGGTGGCCCTTATCCCCGCCGCCGCCTTCTACCTCCAGGACCCCCCCAAGGACCTCTTCCGCTTCGCCTTCTGCAAGACGGAAGAGGAGCTTTCCCTGGCCCTGGACCGCCTTTCCCGTGTGGTAAACTCCCCCCGTGAAACTTAA
- the pdhA gene encoding pyruvate dehydrogenase (acetyl-transferring) E1 component subunit alpha, translating into MKLKVVQYLEKGEFPVGAEEALALYRAMRRARFFDEKALTLQRQGRLGVYPPFMGQEAAQVGVGLALGEGDWVVPSYRESALLLTRGLPIHTLILYWRAHPAGWRFPEGVRAVNPYIPIATQIPQAVGLALAGRYRGENWVVATSIGDGGTSEGDFHEGLNFAAVFRAPVVFLVQNNGYAISVPKARQMRVEYIAQRAEGYGMPGVVVDGNDALAVYLEAKKAVERARRGEGPTLLEALTYRLAPHTTSDDPSRYRSKEEEEAWRRKDPVLRLRKALEERGLWDAEKEGVLLQELEEEFQRELALADSVPEPRPEEIVEHVYAEMGPDQKRAWEALRRGLHAEEVW; encoded by the coding sequence GTGAAACTTAAAGTGGTCCAGTACCTGGAGAAGGGGGAGTTCCCCGTGGGGGCGGAGGAGGCCCTCGCCCTCTACCGGGCCATGCGGCGGGCCCGGTTTTTTGACGAGAAGGCCCTAACTCTGCAACGCCAGGGGCGGCTTGGGGTCTACCCTCCCTTCATGGGGCAGGAGGCGGCCCAGGTGGGGGTGGGCTTGGCCCTGGGGGAGGGGGACTGGGTGGTGCCCAGTTACCGGGAAAGCGCCCTGCTCCTCACCCGGGGGCTTCCCATCCACACCCTCATCCTCTACTGGCGGGCGCACCCCGCCGGTTGGCGTTTCCCTGAAGGGGTGCGGGCGGTGAACCCCTACATCCCCATCGCCACCCAGATCCCGCAGGCGGTGGGCCTCGCCCTGGCGGGCCGCTACCGGGGGGAGAACTGGGTGGTGGCCACGAGCATCGGGGACGGGGGGACGAGCGAGGGGGACTTCCACGAGGGGCTCAACTTCGCCGCCGTCTTCCGGGCCCCGGTGGTCTTCCTGGTGCAGAACAACGGCTACGCCATCAGCGTCCCTAAAGCCCGCCAGATGCGGGTGGAGTACATCGCCCAAAGGGCCGAGGGCTACGGGATGCCCGGGGTGGTGGTGGACGGGAACGACGCCCTGGCCGTCTACCTGGAGGCCAAGAAGGCGGTGGAGCGGGCGCGGAGAGGGGAGGGGCCTACCCTCCTCGAGGCCCTCACCTACCGCCTTGCCCCCCACACCACCTCCGATGACCCCTCCCGCTACCGCTCCAAGGAGGAGGAGGAGGCCTGGCGGCGGAAAGACCCCGTTTTGCGCCTGCGGAAAGCTTTGGAGGAAAGGGGGCTATGGGACGCGGAGAAGGAGGGGGTGCTCCTCCAAGAATTGGAGGAGGAGTTCCAAAGGGAGCTCGCCCTGGCGGATAGCGTCCCCGAGCCCCGGCCCGAGGAGATCGTGGAGCACGTCTACGCCGAGATGGGGCCTGACCAAAAACGGGCCTGGGAGGCCTTGCGCCGCGGCCTGCACGCGGAGGAGGTATGGTGA